One Coriobacteriia bacterium DNA window includes the following coding sequences:
- a CDS encoding YbaB/EbfC family nucleoid-associated protein, with the protein MNIQKIMQQAQQAQAQMAKVQEELATETFEASAGGGMVKVTITGDQSVQSVKIDPAAVDPEEVEILEDMVVAAINEAMRVASEKAAAKMQAVTGGLNIPGLM; encoded by the coding sequence ATGAATATTCAAAAAATCATGCAACAGGCTCAGCAGGCGCAAGCCCAGATGGCGAAAGTCCAAGAAGAGCTTGCCACAGAAACGTTTGAAGCGAGTGCCGGCGGAGGCATGGTCAAAGTGACCATCACCGGTGACCAATCGGTGCAGTCGGTTAAAATCGACCCGGCAGCCGTCGACCCCGAAGAGGTCGAAATTCTCGAAGACATGGTCGTCGCCGCCATCAACGAGGCTATGCGTGTCGCCTCCGAGAAGGCCGCAGCGAAAATGCAAGCGGTCACCGGCGGGCTCAACATTCCGGGGCTCATGTAA